TGAGGATTTAGATGCTCGTTTTCCTGGCTTACTAGATACAGTGTTACAGGCGGCTGGAACTTGCCCTGCTCCCCCTGTCTCCCCTGCCTCTTCGGTCAGGAGGCAGCAAAGATGTTAGAATCCAGCCTGAGAGAAAGAAGTGTAGGGTAAAATCAATGTCGGTAGCCAGTAGAAAAATTAAGTTTGGTACAGACGGCTGGCGGGGTATAATTGCCGACGATTTCACATTCGAGCGCTTAGCTCTAGTCGCGCCAATCGCGGCAAAGGTATTGTCACAAACCTACAGTGATACTGTGGGTAACAATACAGTTATTGTGGGCTACGATCGCCGTTTTATGGCAGAAGATTTTGCCCGCAGAACGGCTGAGGCAGTGAGTGCAGCAGGATTTGATGTGTTGCTTGCTGATACCTATGCCCCAACTCCGGCTTTTAGCTTAGCGGTCAAGCACCATAATGCCTTAGGTGCCTTAGTAATTACAGCTAGCCATAATCCTGGTAGCTATTTAGGCTTGAAAGTCAAGGGAGCTTTTGGTGGATCGGTTCCTCCGGAAGTAACCCAAAAAATTGAAGCACTATTTGCTGAAGCCTCATCGCCGATGCGCTCCGCTGGGAAGATAGAGATGTTCAATCCTTGGCCCAGTTATTGCGAAACCCTCCGGGCTAAAGTCGATATCGCCCAAATTCGAGAGGCGATCGCTCAAGGGAAGCTAGCAGTATTTGCTGATGTGATGCATGGTGCAGCAGCTGGAGGACTAGCTCAGCTGTTGGAAGTGCCAGTGCAAGAGATAAACAGCGAGCGCGACCCCTTATTTGGTGGCAGTGCGCCGGAACCTTTGCCTCGTTACTTGAGTTACCTGTTCCGATTGATCCGGAGTTATCAGCGAGAGGAAGGCGCTTTAGCTGTAGGGTTAGTGTTTGATGGTGATAGCGATCGCATCGCAGCGGTGGATGGACAGGGAAATTTCCTGAGTTCCCAAGTGCTGATCCCGATATTGATTGAACACTTGGCAGTCAGGCGAGATTTTAGCGGTGAAGTAGTCAAAACGGTTAGTGGTTCTGACTTGATTCCGCGCGTTGCTGCTTTATACCAACTGCCAGTGTATGAAACTCCAATTGGGTACAAATACATCGCCGATCGCATGTTAGAAACCCACGTGTTGTTGGGTGGTGA
This window of the Chroococcidiopsis sp. CCMEE 29 genome carries:
- a CDS encoding phosphoglucomutase/phosphomannomutase family protein yields the protein MSVASRKIKFGTDGWRGIIADDFTFERLALVAPIAAKVLSQTYSDTVGNNTVIVGYDRRFMAEDFARRTAEAVSAAGFDVLLADTYAPTPAFSLAVKHHNALGALVITASHNPGSYLGLKVKGAFGGSVPPEVTQKIEALFAEASSPMRSAGKIEMFNPWPSYCETLRAKVDIAQIREAIAQGKLAVFADVMHGAAAGGLAQLLEVPVQEINSERDPLFGGSAPEPLPRYLSYLFRLIRSYQREEGALAVGLVFDGDSDRIAAVDGQGNFLSSQVLIPILIEHLAVRRDFSGEVVKTVSGSDLIPRVAALYQLPVYETPIGYKYIADRMLETHVLLGGEESGGIGYGTHIPERDALLSALYLLEAITKSGLDLSELYKQLQEKTGLTSVYDRIDLPLASMNVRSRLLSQLQNQPLKEIAGQSVVDCLTIDGYKFRLADDSWLMIRFSGTEPVLRLYCEASSLQQVHQTLAWAKHWAE